The following are encoded together in the Bradyrhizobium sp. CCGUVB1N3 genome:
- a CDS encoding ABC transporter substrate-binding protein encodes MRTVSKWILAFGTLAGIAASAGSSQAQQTIRVGWTIPAEESKYWMMRRPAEFPDLGKTYNIEWTQFQGTAPMTQALAAGALDCATQAPLSLSNGVVGGNLKAYIVAQHVFEKPGGFSVYWAVMDDSPIKTIADLKGKTVGISVIGGGTQGPFNMLLKQNGVDPAKDIKLVEVGFAVSEDALRQGRVDAVNMNQPFAARAEAKGGTRKLFSLSQAMPNIVHILEACRADFVDKNPELVKAYVRDITSGMKKALANREETLKVVSEVLKAPIPVLDTYLLKDNDFGRDPGAAPNFPAIQKMLDIYAETGMLPKLDVAQFKHPTIVAPLQ; translated from the coding sequence ATGCGGACGGTTTCAAAGTGGATCCTGGCATTTGGGACGTTGGCGGGGATCGCCGCGAGCGCAGGCTCGTCGCAGGCGCAGCAGACGATCCGTGTCGGCTGGACCATTCCGGCCGAAGAATCCAAATATTGGATGATGCGGCGGCCAGCGGAATTTCCCGACCTCGGCAAGACCTATAATATCGAGTGGACACAATTTCAGGGCACGGCGCCCATGACACAGGCACTTGCCGCCGGAGCGCTCGACTGCGCCACGCAGGCGCCTTTGTCGCTGTCCAACGGCGTGGTCGGTGGCAATCTCAAGGCCTACATCGTGGCTCAGCACGTGTTCGAGAAGCCCGGCGGCTTCTCGGTCTATTGGGCGGTGATGGACGACTCGCCGATCAAGACGATCGCCGATCTCAAGGGCAAGACGGTCGGCATTTCAGTGATCGGAGGCGGCACGCAGGGGCCGTTCAACATGCTGCTCAAGCAAAATGGTGTCGATCCCGCAAAGGACATCAAGCTCGTCGAGGTCGGCTTTGCGGTCTCGGAAGATGCACTGCGGCAGGGCCGCGTCGATGCCGTCAACATGAACCAGCCGTTCGCAGCGCGCGCGGAAGCCAAAGGCGGCACGCGAAAGCTGTTTTCACTTTCTCAGGCCATGCCGAACATCGTGCATATCCTTGAAGCCTGCCGCGCCGACTTCGTCGACAAGAACCCGGAACTGGTGAAAGCCTATGTGCGCGACATTACCTCGGGCATGAAGAAAGCGCTGGCGAACCGCGAAGAAACACTAAAAGTGGTCTCGGAGGTTCTCAAGGCGCCGATCCCGGTCCTCGACACCTACTTGCTCAAGGACAATGATTTCGGGCGCGATCCGGGTGCCGCGCCGAACTTCCCGGCGATCCAGAAGATGTTGGATATCTACGCCGAGACCGGCATGCTGCCAAAACTGGATGTTGCGCAGTTCAAGCATCCAACCATCGTTGCGCCGTTGCAATAG
- the ilvD gene encoding dihydroxy-acid dehydratase yields MKKLRSRVTTDGLDRAPHRAFMRAMGLDDAALAKPMIGVVSMKGEQTPCNMTHDFQVDAAKAGIEEAGGTPREFTTISVSDGISMNHEGMKFSLFSRELIADSIEAVVHGLAYDALIGFGGCDKTLPGVMMGMIRCNVPSIFIYGGSALPGRLEGRTLTVLDSYEAVGGFMTGEIDGATLEKIERNCLPTIGACAGQFTANTMAMVSEAMGLTIPNCSMIPGVYPERAQVSRRAGRLVMEMLERDGPLPRDIVTRKALENGAAIVAATGGSTNAALHLPAMANEAGISFTIDDVGEVFARTPLIGNLRPGGKYTAKDVYDIGGAAVVIRELVQSGHIDGSCLTITGRTIADEYGSSNVPDGEVIFAAGTPIMSDGGVAVLKGSLCPDGAVIKVAGLKNLSFEGPARVFEDEEACVEAVRNRSYQSGEVLVIRNEGPVGGPGMREMLGVTALIYGQGMGEKVALITDGRFSGATRGMCIGYVSPEAFVGGPLALVRDGDRIRIDAGGRRMDLLVDEQELATRQRDWKPRPPRHRAGALAKYARLVGQAPGGAVTHEGPAEWPWFR; encoded by the coding sequence ATGAAGAAGCTGCGCTCCCGGGTAACGACTGATGGCCTCGACCGCGCGCCGCATCGCGCCTTCATGCGTGCGATGGGGCTCGACGACGCGGCTCTCGCCAAGCCGATGATCGGCGTCGTCAGCATGAAGGGCGAGCAGACGCCCTGTAACATGACGCATGATTTCCAGGTCGATGCGGCCAAGGCAGGCATCGAGGAAGCCGGCGGAACACCGCGCGAGTTCACGACGATCTCGGTGTCCGACGGCATCAGCATGAATCACGAGGGGATGAAGTTCTCCCTGTTTTCGCGCGAGCTGATCGCCGACTCCATCGAAGCCGTCGTTCACGGCCTTGCCTACGACGCATTGATCGGCTTCGGCGGCTGCGACAAGACGCTTCCCGGCGTGATGATGGGCATGATCCGCTGCAACGTGCCATCGATCTTCATCTACGGCGGCAGTGCATTGCCGGGCCGACTGGAAGGACGAACCCTGACCGTGCTCGATTCCTATGAGGCGGTCGGCGGCTTCATGACCGGCGAGATCGATGGTGCCACGCTCGAAAAGATCGAGCGGAACTGTCTGCCGACCATCGGCGCGTGCGCCGGACAATTCACCGCAAACACCATGGCGATGGTTTCGGAGGCGATGGGCCTCACCATCCCCAATTGCTCGATGATCCCCGGCGTCTACCCGGAGCGTGCGCAGGTTTCGCGCCGTGCAGGTAGGCTCGTGATGGAAATGCTCGAGCGCGACGGGCCGCTGCCGCGCGATATCGTGACGCGGAAGGCGCTGGAAAATGGTGCTGCAATTGTCGCTGCCACCGGCGGCTCGACGAATGCGGCCTTGCATCTGCCGGCAATGGCCAACGAGGCCGGGATTTCCTTCACGATCGATGATGTCGGTGAAGTTTTTGCCCGCACGCCGCTGATTGGAAATCTACGCCCCGGTGGCAAGTACACCGCAAAGGACGTTTACGATATCGGAGGAGCGGCCGTCGTGATCCGGGAACTGGTCCAGAGTGGACACATTGACGGAAGCTGCCTGACCATCACCGGTCGAACGATTGCCGACGAGTATGGCAGCTCCAACGTTCCGGATGGCGAAGTGATTTTTGCGGCGGGCACACCCATTATGAGCGACGGGGGTGTCGCAGTGCTGAAGGGCAGTCTTTGCCCGGATGGCGCCGTGATCAAGGTTGCGGGGCTGAAGAACCTGTCCTTTGAAGGGCCGGCACGTGTCTTCGAAGACGAAGAGGCATGTGTCGAAGCCGTGCGTAATCGCAGCTACCAGTCAGGCGAGGTCCTCGTGATCCGCAACGAGGGACCGGTTGGCGGTCCCGGCATGCGCGAGATGCTCGGCGTCACGGCGCTGATCTATGGCCAGGGTATGGGCGAGAAGGTCGCCCTCATCACCGACGGGCGTTTTTCCGGCGCGACACGCGGCATGTGCATCGGCTACGTGTCCCCTGAAGCCTTTGTCGGAGGTCCGTTGGCGCTGGTGCGCGACGGCGATAGAATAAGGATCGACGCCGGCGGCCGTCGCATGGACCTGCTGGTCGATGAACAAGAACTCGCAACGCGCCAGCGCGACTGGAAGCCGCGGCCACCGCGCCACCGCGCCGGGGCCCTCGCGAAATATGCGCGCCTGGTCGGGCAGGCTCCGGGCGGAGCGGTCACTCACGAAGGACCTGCGGAATGGCCTTGGTTCAGGTGA